From Mus musculus strain C57BL/6J chromosome 17, GRCm38.p6 C57BL/6J, the proteins below share one genomic window:
- the Bnip1 gene encoding vesicle transport protein SEC20 isoform X1 gives MLSNQTSWRKANLTCKLAIDNLEKAELLQGGDSLRQRKTTKESLAQTSSSITESLMGISRMMSQQVQQSEEAMQTLVSSSRTLLDANEEFKSMSGTIQLGRKLITKYNRRELTDKLLIFLALALFLATVLYIVKKRLFPFL, from the exons CAACCAGACCTCATGGCGAAAAGCCAATCTTACCTGCAAGCTTGCCATCGACAACCTGGAGAAGGCAGAACTTCTGCAAGGAGGAGACTCCTTACGGCAAAG GAAAACCACCAAAGAGAGTTTGGCCCAGACCTCCAGCTCCATCACAGAGAGTCTCATGGGGATCAGCAGGATGATGTCACAGCAGGTGCAACAGAGCGAGGAGGCTATGCAGACTCTAG TCAGCTCCTCACGGACTCTCCTGGATGCAAACGAAGAGTTTAAGTCCATGTCGGGAACCATCCAGTTGGGCCGGAAGCTCATCACAAAGTACAACCGCCGAGAACTGACGGACAAGCTGCtcatcttcctggccctggccctctTCCTCGCTACAGTCCTTTATATTGTGAAAAAGCGCCTCTTTCCATTTTTGTAA